The following is a genomic window from Halobacterium sp. R2-5.
GTGGAGGTCACGGAGACCCACCACAACGGGAAGCGCGACGCGCCGAGCGGCACCGCGAACGTGCTGCTGGACCGTATCGACGAAACCCGAGGAGATTCTGACCGCGTCCACGGCCGCGAAGGTGAACAGCCCCGCGAGGACGGCGAAATCGGCGTGCACGCGCGCCGAGCCGGCGACGTCACGGGCGAGCACGAGGCGCTGCTCGCGGGCAACGACGAGGTGCTGGAGCTGACCCACCGGGCCGGCGACCGGTCGGTGTTCGCGGCGGGCGCGCTCGACGCGGCCGCGTGGCTCGCCGACCAGCCCGCGGACTTTTACCGATTCGAGGAGGTTGCTTCCGAACTATGAGCCTAGAGTCTGACGTCAGAGAGCTGTGGCAGCGACACGAAGACGGCGACCTGACCGCGGAGTTCGCCAGCGCGGACGACGCGGACACGCTCGAAGCGTTCCTCGACGCGCTCGAAGCCGGGGACGTGCGGGCCGCCGAGAAGACGAACGGCGAGTGGGAGGCCGTCGAGTGGGTCAAGCGCGGCGTGCTCCTGAACTTCGCGCTCCGGGAGACCGAGCCCCGCGAGTACGGCGACGTCACGTACCACGACGTGCTGCCGCTGCGAGAGACCGGCGACCTCTACGAGCGCGGCACGCGGAACACGCCCGACGGCACGACGCTGCGCCGCGGCTCCCACCTCGGGTCGGACTGCATCGTGATGTCGCCGGCGTTCGTGAACGTCGGCGCGTACGTCGGCGACGGCACGCTCGTCGACTCCTGTGACACCGTCGGCTCCTGCGCGCAGATCGGGGAGGACGTGAAGCTCGGTGCGAACACGCTCATCGGGGGCGTGCTCGAACCCGTCGAGGACGCACCCGTGGTCGTCGAGGACGGCGTCTCGCTGGGCGCGGGCTGCCGGGTCACTTCCGGGTTCGTCGTCGGCGAGGACTCCGTCGTCGGCGAGAACACGCTGCTGACGCCCCGGATTCCGGTCTACGACCTCGTCGAGGAGGAGGTCCTGTACGGCGAGCTGCCGCCGGAGCGGCGCGCGTTCACGCGGTACGTGGAGTCCAGCGTCGGCGAGCACGACCTCTTCGACGGCGGCGCGTTCAAGCCCGCCGTGGTGGCGATGGACCTCGAAGCCGAGACGCTCGACGCCACGCAGCGCGAGGAGGTTCTCCGGTCGTGACGCGCGTCGAGGCCCCCGCAGTGCGGCGGCTCGCGGACTGGTCGGCGAGCGACCTCCGCGACCTCGCTGCCGAGTACGACACGCCGCTGTACGTGCAGGACCTCGACCGCGTCCGAGAGAACTACGACCGACTCGCGACCGCGTTCCCGGACGCGGACGTGCACTACGCGGTGAAGGCCAACGCCGGCCGCGCGGTCCTCGAAGCGCTCCGGGGCGCCGGCGCCGGCGCGGAGTGCGCGTCCGCCGGCGAGGTGTACCGCGCGCTCGACGCCGGCTTCACCCCCGAAGAGATCCACTACACTGCAGTCAATCCGCCCGCCCGCGACCTCGACTACGTGCTCGACGCGGCGCCCGACGCGACGTTCGTGGTGGGCGCCCGCGACACGATCGACCGCCTCGAAGAGCGCGGGTTCGACGGTCGCCTCGCGATCCGCGTCCACCCCGGCGTCGGCGCGGGCCACAGCGAGGACGTGGCGACCGGCGCGGACGCGAAGTTCGGCATCCCGCACGACCGCGCGGCGGACGTGCTCCGGGAGGCGGACGCCCGCGGCTTCGACGTGGTCGGCGTGCACGCCCACGTCGGCAGCGGGATGCTCGACGACGCGGACGTCGACGCCCACCGCGAGGTCGTCGAGCGCCTCGCCGCCGTCGCCCGCGAGGCGCCCGTCGACCTGGAGTTCGTGGACGTCGGCGGCGGCTTCGGCGTCCCGTACCGCCCCGACGAGGACCCGCTCGACCTCGACGCGGTCGCGGACGCCACCCGCGACGCGCTCGCGGACGTGGACGCCGAACTGGTCGTCGAGCCCGGGCGCTTCCTCGTCGCGGACGCCGGCGTCCTGCTGGCGGACGTCAACACGGTCAAGCGCACCGACGGCGCGACGCTCGCTGGCGTCGACGCCGGCATGACGACGCTGCTGCGCCCTGCGCTCTACGGCGCCCACCACGAGGTGCGGTCGCTCGCCCGGGACGGCCACGACCGCCCGGAACGCAGCGTCTCGGTCGTCGGCCCCATCTGCGAGAGCACGGACGTACTCGCGGAGGACCGCCGGCTGCCGCGCCCGGAGCGCGGCGACCTGCTCGCGGTCGGGAACGCGGGCGCGTACGGCGTCGAGATGGCGTCCCAGTACAACTCCCGGCCGCGGCCCGCGGTCGCCGTCGTGGAGGACGACGACCACCGCCTCGCCCGCGAACGCGACTCCCTGTCCGACCTCACTGCCCCCGAACGATGATTTCAGTACATCCGCCTCTACACCGATGATTCCCTACGAACGATACCACGGCACCGGCAACGACTTCGCAATCGTCGACGCGTCCAACTACGTCCCCGACCGCGGGGCGTTCGCCCAGCGGCTCTGCGCCAGCCTCGGCATCGACGGCGTGCTGTTCCTCGCCTTAGAGGAGCGCTTCGAGCCGCCGCGCGCGGTGATGACGCTGCGCCAGCCCGACGGCTCCACGGCGGACATGTGCGGGAACGGCGCGCGCTGCGCCGCGCGCTGGGTCGCCGAGCAGACCGGCTCCGACGCCGTCATGCTGGACACGCAGGCGGGGACGCGGCGCGCGGACCTCGACGGCGAAGTCGTCACCGTGGAGATGGGCGAGCCCTCCTTCGACCCCGCGGACGTACCGGTCGACCGCGACGAGCCGATGGAGCGCGAGGCGCTCGCGGGCTACGAGGTCACCGCCGTGGACACGGGCGTCCCGCACGCCGTGGTGTTCGTCGACGACGTCGACGACGTGGACGTCGAAGCGGACGCTCCGGAGATCCGTCACCACGAGGCGTTCCCCGAGGGCGCGAACGTGACGTTCGCGTCGCCGGACGGCGAGGACGCGTTCCGCCAGCGCACGTTCGAGCGCGGCGTCGAGGGCGAGACCGACTCCTGCGGGACGGGCGCAGTCGCGGTCGCTGCGGTCGCCCACCGCGAGGGCCGCTGCGGCGACCTGGTCTCGGTCAGCCCGCCGGGCGGCGAACTCGTCGTGGACCTCTCCGCGGACCGCGCGACGCTCCGGGGGCCGACCGTCCACGAGGTCGACGGCGAAGCGGAGCCCGTGACGATCCGGCACTCGGATGACTGACTCCTTCGACCTCCTCGGTTTCCACAAGCGCGCTGTCCAGACGCCCTCCCACGAGGACGTCGGGGAGATGCGCGAGCTGCTCGTCGGGACGCTCCGGGAGCACGGCGTCGACCCAGAGGTCGACGACTCCGGGAACGTCCTCGCGTCGAAGGGGCGCGGGCGCCCGCACTTCGTCCTGAACACGCACATCGACACCGTCACGCCGCACGTCGAGTTCTCGCGGGACGGGGACGTGGTCGAAGGACGCGGCGCGTGTGACGCGAAGGGGCCGCTGGCCGCGCTACTCGCGGGCTTCCTCGCCATCGAACCCGAGGAGGGTCGCGTGACGCTCGCAATCACGCCCGACGAGGAGACGGACTCGATGGGTGCGGCCGCCCTCGATCTCGCTGCGGACGGCTACGTCGTGGGCGAGCCGACGGACCTCGGCGCCTGCACGAGCGCCCGCGGCCGCTTCCAGGGCACCGTCGAACTCACCGGGGAGGGCGCGCACGCCGCGGAACCGGGCTCGGGCGCGAACGCCGTCGCCGCCGCCGAGAGCGTCCTCGAAGCGATGCGGACGTACGACGCGGCCCGCGGCGCCGCCGAACACCCCGACCTCGGGCCGCCGACGCTCACGCCCACCCGGATTGCGGGCGGGGACGCCGCGAACCGCGTACCCGACGAGTGCACGATCACGTTCGACCGGCGGACGGTACCGCCGGAGACACAGACCGACTTCTTCGAGGGGTTCGCGGCGCACGTCCGCGAGGGCGTTCCGGCGCACGTCGACGTCGCCGTCGAGCCCGCAGAGCGCGAGACGCCGTTCCTCGAAGCGTTCGACACGCCCGCGGACAGCGCCGTCGCGGAGGCGCTCGTGGACGCGGGCGCGGGCACCCCGCGGCCGTTCGGCGCCGCTACCGAGGCCTCCTACTTCGCCGACGACGCGCCGACGGTCGTCTTCGGGCCGGGCGTGCTCGCGGACGACGAGGGCCCGGTCGCGCACTCACAGCGCGAGTACGTGCGGCGCTCGGACGTCGAGCGCGCCGCCGAAATCGTCACGGACGCGCTCCACTCGCTCGTCTAGCCGAAGAAGACGTCCGCGAGGTCCGCACCGCGGTCGTCGACGTCCGCGTACAGTTCGGTGTACCCGCAGGACGTGCAGGTCACCGTCTGGAAGTTGTTCGTCTGGATGTCGAACATCTTGGAGAGCCCGGAGCCGGTCGTGGAGATGGAGCCGACGTCGACTTCGTCGTGACCGCACTTCGGGCAGCCGTCGCGTTCGCTCTGTGGCGGGGACATGCGTGCCGCTGCGGAGCGACGCGGCATAAGCTTTCAGGAGCGCGGTCAGGCGTCGCGCGCGATGTCGCCGGCGACGCCGGTGTACGAGGCGGGCGTGAGGGCGAGCAGTTCCTCGCGCACGTCCTCGTCGACGTCGAGGTCCGCGAACAGGTCGTGGAAGTCCTCGATGGTGACGCGCTCGCCGCGCGTGAGGTCCTTCACGCGCTCGTAGGCGTCGCCGTGGCCCTCGCGGCGGAGAATCGTCTGGACGGCTTCCCCGATGACCTCGGGGTTGGCTTCGAGGTCTTCGCGCATGACGGCCTCGTTGGGCGCGACCTTCTCGAGGCCGTTCTGGAGCTTCGAGTACGCGAGCAGGCAGTACGACAGGGCCGCGCCGATGTTCCGCTTGACCGTCGAGTCCGAGAGGTCCCGCTGGAGGCGGCTCGTCGCGAGGTACTCCGAGAGGAAGTCGAGGTCGCTGTCGGCCTTCGAGAGGTTGCCCTCGGCGTTCTCGAAGTCGATGGGGTTGACCTTGTGCGGCATCGTCGACGACCCGGTCTCGGACTTGGCGGCCTCCTGGCCGAGGTAGCGCTGGGAGACGTACAGCCAGACGTCCCGCGAGAGGTCCAGCAGGACCCCGTTCACGCCCGTGAGCGCGTCGAACAGCGCGCCGAGGTCGTCGCTCGGGTTCACCTGCGTGGTCGGCTCGACGTACTCCAGGCCGAGCCCTTCGACGAACTCCCGGGAGAACGCGCGCCAGTCGACGTCCGGGAACGCGGCGTGGTGGGCGGCCCACGTGCCCGACGCGCCCGCGAGCTTCCCCGCGAGGTCGCCGCTGGCGTCCTCGACGCGAGCGATCGCGCGACCGAGACGGGCGGCGTAGACGGCCATCTCCTTGCCGAACGTCGTCGGGGTCGCGGGCTGGCCGTGGGTGCGCGCGAGCATCGGGAGG
Proteins encoded in this region:
- a CDS encoding 2,3,4,5-tetrahydropyridine-2,6-dicarboxylate N-succinyltransferase, whose translation is MSLESDVRELWQRHEDGDLTAEFASADDADTLEAFLDALEAGDVRAAEKTNGEWEAVEWVKRGVLLNFALRETEPREYGDVTYHDVLPLRETGDLYERGTRNTPDGTTLRRGSHLGSDCIVMSPAFVNVGAYVGDGTLVDSCDTVGSCAQIGEDVKLGANTLIGGVLEPVEDAPVVVEDGVSLGAGCRVTSGFVVGEDSVVGENTLLTPRIPVYDLVEEEVLYGELPPERRAFTRYVESSVGEHDLFDGGAFKPAVVAMDLEAETLDATQREEVLRS
- the lysA gene encoding diaminopimelate decarboxylase, whose translation is MTRVEAPAVRRLADWSASDLRDLAAEYDTPLYVQDLDRVRENYDRLATAFPDADVHYAVKANAGRAVLEALRGAGAGAECASAGEVYRALDAGFTPEEIHYTAVNPPARDLDYVLDAAPDATFVVGARDTIDRLEERGFDGRLAIRVHPGVGAGHSEDVATGADAKFGIPHDRAADVLREADARGFDVVGVHAHVGSGMLDDADVDAHREVVERLAAVAREAPVDLEFVDVGGGFGVPYRPDEDPLDLDAVADATRDALADVDAELVVEPGRFLVADAGVLLADVNTVKRTDGATLAGVDAGMTTLLRPALYGAHHEVRSLARDGHDRPERSVSVVGPICESTDVLAEDRRLPRPERGDLLAVGNAGAYGVEMASQYNSRPRPAVAVVEDDDHRLARERDSLSDLTAPER
- the dapF gene encoding diaminopimelate epimerase, which produces MIPYERYHGTGNDFAIVDASNYVPDRGAFAQRLCASLGIDGVLFLALEERFEPPRAVMTLRQPDGSTADMCGNGARCAARWVAEQTGSDAVMLDTQAGTRRADLDGEVVTVEMGEPSFDPADVPVDRDEPMEREALAGYEVTAVDTGVPHAVVFVDDVDDVDVEADAPEIRHHEAFPEGANVTFASPDGEDAFRQRTFERGVEGETDSCGTGAVAVAAVAHREGRCGDLVSVSPPGGELVVDLSADRATLRGPTVHEVDGEAEPVTIRHSDD
- a CDS encoding M20/M25/M40 family metallo-hydrolase, whose protein sequence is MTDSFDLLGFHKRAVQTPSHEDVGEMRELLVGTLREHGVDPEVDDSGNVLASKGRGRPHFVLNTHIDTVTPHVEFSRDGDVVEGRGACDAKGPLAALLAGFLAIEPEEGRVTLAITPDEETDSMGAAALDLAADGYVVGEPTDLGACTSARGRFQGTVELTGEGAHAAEPGSGANAVAAAESVLEAMRTYDAARGAAEHPDLGPPTLTPTRIAGGDAANRVPDECTITFDRRTVPPETQTDFFEGFAAHVREGVPAHVDVAVEPAERETPFLEAFDTPADSAVAEALVDAGAGTPRPFGAATEASYFADDAPTVVFGPGVLADDEGPVAHSQREYVRRSDVERAAEIVTDALHSLV
- a CDS encoding zinc ribbon domain-containing protein is translated as MSPPQSERDGCPKCGHDEVDVGSISTTGSGLSKMFDIQTNNFQTVTCTSCGYTELYADVDDRGADLADVFFG
- the purB gene encoding adenylosuccinate lyase yields the protein MTDTHALHAVTPLDGRYAGRTEPLREYASEAALMRARVRVEVEYLLALADLDPVELGLTGEERETLRAAYEEFDDEDAALVKAIETEGARGYDATNHDVKAVEYFVREHAPERAHPWTHFALTSEDVNNLAHRLLVKPAVEDVLVPELREVRDALVEFAHDYADLPMLARTHGQPATPTTFGKEMAVYAARLGRAIARVEDASGDLAGKLAGASGTWAAHHAAFPDVDWRAFSREFVEGLGLEYVEPTTQVNPSDDLGALFDALTGVNGVLLDLSRDVWLYVSQRYLGQEAAKSETGSSTMPHKVNPIDFENAEGNLSKADSDLDFLSEYLATSRLQRDLSDSTVKRNIGAALSYCLLAYSKLQNGLEKVAPNEAVMREDLEANPEVIGEAVQTILRREGHGDAYERVKDLTRGERVTIEDFHDLFADLDVDEDVREELLALTPASYTGVAGDIARDA